A stretch of Bradyrhizobium sp. AZCC 2262 DNA encodes these proteins:
- a CDS encoding ABC transporter permease, translating into MGDKRSRSFYVLAAFFAAYVLFLYGPMIAIYILSFQGPDGGLTFPMNGVSLVWFNKVFAGAGIVDIGAAFKRSLKLGLVVMILTVVLSVSAGMAFRKSFRGATFLFYVAIASLIMPSIITSLGIALEFRLLDDFIIKSGAEGWTTAMGLFTSGLGAHLTWTLPFGLLIMFAIFNRFDGRLEEAARDLGATPWQTFRHVVLPIILPSVVGIGLFGFTLSWDELARSSQAIGSVNTLPLELQGLTTTVTKPDIYALGTLTSAVSFLVIFSALIVILVLQARQRRHGSDAGKGMV; encoded by the coding sequence ATGGGCGACAAGCGGTCGAGATCCTTTTATGTTCTGGCAGCGTTCTTCGCTGCCTATGTGCTGTTCCTTTACGGACCGATGATTGCGATCTACATCCTCTCGTTCCAGGGCCCCGACGGCGGCCTGACCTTTCCAATGAACGGCGTTTCGCTGGTTTGGTTCAACAAGGTGTTCGCCGGGGCCGGCATCGTCGACATCGGCGCGGCCTTCAAGCGGTCGCTCAAGCTCGGCCTCGTCGTCATGATCCTGACGGTCGTGCTTTCGGTTTCGGCCGGCATGGCCTTTCGCAAATCGTTCCGCGGCGCGACCTTCCTGTTTTATGTCGCCATCGCAAGTCTGATCATGCCGTCGATCATCACTTCGCTCGGCATCGCGCTGGAATTCCGGTTGCTCGATGATTTCATCATCAAAAGCGGCGCCGAGGGCTGGACGACGGCAATGGGGCTTTTTACCTCAGGCCTTGGTGCGCACCTTACCTGGACCTTGCCGTTTGGCCTTTTGATCATGTTTGCGATTTTCAACCGCTTCGATGGCCGGCTTGAAGAGGCAGCGCGCGACCTCGGTGCAACACCATGGCAGACATTTCGCCATGTGGTGCTGCCAATCATACTACCGTCCGTCGTGGGCATTGGTCTGTTCGGCTTTACCTTGTCCTGGGACGAACTCGCGCGCTCCAGCCAGGCGATCGGATCCGTCAACACCTTGCCGCTCGAGTTGCAGGGCCTGACGACGACCGTAACGAAACCGGATATCTATGCGCTTGGAACGTTGACCAGCGCCGTATCCTTTCTCGTCATCTTCTCGGCGCTGATCGTCATTCTTGTGCTGCAGGCGCGACAACGGCGCCATGGGTCGGACGCCGGCAAGGGAATGGTGTAG
- a CDS encoding ABC transporter substrate-binding protein, with the protein MSKSSKFNNGINRRAMLRGAAGVVGLAAGSGAITGFPYVHSAEPKVLRYLGTAVNAGDEISKKCLADTGIKIEYITVTTDDVTKRVITQPNSFDVLDTEYFSLKKLVPSGNIFALDSKKIKQFDNITPVFTKGQLPNGKKIGDQGTAPWKVLYLEGANSKKFSTTPTEFVTLIPTVYNADTLGIRPDLIKRPISSWSELLNPEFKGKASILNIPSIGIMDAAMVVEATGQHKYVDKGNMTKAEIDLTMKIMTEAKKAGQFRAFWKDFNESVNLMASGETVIQSMWSPAVTKVRSMGIACTFQPLKEGYRSWASGFCVSKAVSGPKLDWAYEFVNWYLSGWAGAYLNRQGYYSAVLSTAKANMTADEWGYWMEGKAAVGDIKAPDGTILEKAGAKRDGGSYDDRMGGVACWNAVMDENDYMVRKWNEFIAA; encoded by the coding sequence ATGAGCAAATCTTCGAAATTCAATAATGGCATCAACCGCCGCGCTATGCTTAGGGGCGCGGCTGGAGTGGTGGGCCTCGCGGCAGGTTCGGGCGCCATCACCGGCTTTCCCTATGTCCACTCGGCCGAACCGAAAGTCTTGCGTTACCTCGGGACCGCGGTGAACGCGGGAGACGAGATATCGAAGAAATGCCTGGCAGATACCGGCATCAAAATCGAGTACATCACCGTAACGACCGACGATGTGACCAAGCGTGTCATCACCCAGCCGAATTCGTTCGACGTGCTCGATACCGAATATTTCTCGCTCAAGAAGCTGGTGCCATCGGGCAATATTTTTGCGCTCGATAGCAAGAAGATCAAGCAATTCGACAATATCACCCCGGTTTTCACCAAGGGTCAGTTGCCCAACGGCAAGAAGATCGGCGACCAGGGCACCGCGCCGTGGAAGGTGCTTTACCTCGAGGGGGCCAATTCCAAGAAATTTTCGACCACTCCAACCGAATTCGTGACGCTGATCCCGACGGTCTACAATGCCGATACGCTCGGCATTCGGCCGGATCTGATCAAGCGGCCGATTTCTTCCTGGAGTGAACTGCTCAATCCCGAATTCAAGGGCAAGGCGTCGATTCTCAACATCCCGTCGATCGGCATCATGGATGCCGCGATGGTGGTGGAGGCCACCGGCCAGCATAAGTATGTCGACAAGGGCAACATGACCAAGGCCGAGATTGATCTGACCATGAAGATCATGACGGAAGCCAAGAAGGCCGGTCAGTTCCGCGCCTTCTGGAAGGATTTCAACGAATCCGTCAACCTGATGGCATCAGGCGAGACCGTCATCCAGTCAATGTGGTCGCCCGCGGTCACCAAGGTGCGCTCAATGGGAATCGCCTGCACGTTCCAACCGCTCAAAGAAGGCTATCGCTCGTGGGCCTCGGGGTTCTGCGTGTCGAAGGCGGTTTCGGGACCCAAGCTCGACTGGGCCTATGAGTTCGTGAACTGGTATCTGTCGGGCTGGGCAGGCGCCTATCTCAACCGCCAAGGCTATTATTCGGCTGTCCTGTCCACCGCCAAGGCCAACATGACGGCGGACGAATGGGGTTACTGGATGGAAGGCAAGGCCGCTGTCGGCGATATCAAGGCGCCCGACGGCACCATTCTCGAGAAGGCCGGCGCCAAGCGTGACGGAGGATCCTATGACGACCGCATGGGCGGCGTTGCCTGCTGGAACGCCGTCATGGACGAGAACGATTACATGGTGCGCAAGTGGAATGAATTCATCGCCGCTTGA
- a CDS encoding ABC transporter ATP-binding protein, which translates to MTTTAALELVQLTKKYGAVTAVDAINLKIPAGSYCCLLGPSGCGKTSTLRMVAGHESATSGDILVGPKNVTDLPPAERNTAMMFQSYALFPHLSVIDNVAFALKMKGIVKAERHAEAKKLLELVDMQAYAARLPAQLSGGQQQRVALARALITSPQILLLDEPLSALDPFLRLRMRAELKKLQRELGISFIHVTHGQDEAMALADIVVLMNGGRIEQQGSPREIFNHPRTEFTAKFIGGHNVIAIGDETFAVREDRLKLKRPDDAVNGPSMAGTVSEVEYQGTYIRIAIVADDGADISAQLTDIQFDATSYAVGERVLATWDPAQASPLKTSSSVTVPSPEKAA; encoded by the coding sequence ATGACGACCACGGCGGCGCTCGAACTAGTGCAATTGACGAAGAAGTACGGCGCCGTAACCGCCGTTGACGCCATCAATCTCAAGATTCCCGCCGGCTCCTATTGTTGCCTGCTTGGGCCGTCCGGCTGCGGCAAAACATCCACGTTGCGCATGGTGGCCGGTCATGAATCGGCGACATCCGGCGACATCCTTGTCGGGCCGAAGAATGTAACGGACCTGCCGCCGGCCGAACGAAACACCGCGATGATGTTTCAGTCTTATGCCCTGTTCCCGCATCTTTCCGTCATCGACAACGTTGCCTTTGCCTTGAAGATGAAGGGCATTGTCAAAGCCGAGCGCCATGCCGAGGCCAAAAAGCTGTTGGAACTCGTCGATATGCAGGCCTATGCGGCAAGACTGCCTGCGCAGCTTTCCGGAGGCCAGCAGCAACGCGTGGCGCTCGCACGCGCCCTGATTACCTCTCCTCAGATCCTGCTCCTGGACGAGCCCCTTTCGGCGCTCGATCCGTTTCTGCGGCTGCGGATGAGAGCCGAGTTGAAAAAGCTGCAGCGCGAGCTTGGGATTTCCTTCATCCACGTGACGCACGGCCAGGACGAGGCGATGGCGCTGGCGGATATCGTGGTTCTGATGAACGGCGGCCGGATCGAACAGCAGGGTTCGCCGCGCGAAATCTTCAATCACCCCCGGACAGAGTTCACGGCGAAATTCATCGGCGGCCACAACGTCATCGCCATCGGCGACGAGACTTTTGCCGTTCGCGAAGATCGCCTCAAGCTGAAAAGACCGGACGACGCCGTTAACGGTCCGTCGATGGCAGGAACCGTCAGCGAAGTCGAATACCAGGGGACCTATATCCGCATCGCCATCGTCGCCGACGACGGAGCCGATATCTCGGCCCAACTCACCGACATCCAGTTTGACGCGACCAGCTACGCCGTCGGCGAACGCGTTCTCGCCACTTGGGACCCGGCGCAGGCAAGCCCACTGAAGACAAGCAGTTCTGTAACTGTCCCGTCACCTGAAAAGGCGGCTTGA